One segment of Nostoc piscinale CENA21 DNA contains the following:
- a CDS encoding transglycosylase domain-containing protein translates to MSPGNQYKNEESTDESLSPTKVGKASQLFGRVAHISSGIVTIFTSKEKPFYRRLWFWAVLTVGSGVVGAKYIVTSIDKTLPDKAELQAVVREQTLTIKAADGAILQQQGEATREQLKIEQIPDILKKAFIASEDRRFTEHNGVDPQGIARAGLNNLRSQNVVEGGSTITQQLARILFLKQEKTIWRKLKEVRLAQKIEEELTKDQILERYLNLVYLGSGAYGVADAAWVYFSKPVDQLTLAEAATIAGLAPAPSLYSPAQNPEAAKQRRNLVLQRMREDGVITTAESQAATQEPLVVKTSLPKRLEVESPYFTSYVQQELPKYVSADVLAAGGLTVETSLEPKWQQAAEAAVTKVLKNQGRWENFKQAALVAVDPRSGEIKAMVGGKDFGTNQFNRVTQAKRQPGSTFKGFVYAAAIATGKSPYDTYLDAPFVVDGYEPKNYSEKFRGMMNMRDALTRSVNIVALKVLLDVGFEPTIKLAHNMGIKSKLNPHYSLALGSNEVNLLELTSAYGSFATQGLHVEPHGIRRILNRQGQVIWSADFKSQRALDADSAAIMTWMLRNVVVEGTGAAAQLDNRPVAGKTGTSDEARDLWFIGYIPQIVTGVWLGNDNNRPTYGASSSAAYTWHEFMEKVTEGMPVEKFPERPKLEGRKGTIKAEPIKPKKVRNSSSKNNEEVNSSDSDDSSSSRRRRRRSYQQQEDNTETPRRRRRYQAQEDSSDTPRRRRRSGSVENESRATATEPSGSGRRSRQTESGSAAPRRSQPASTSNSSGSGGTSTPNWRDRLRPKSSSQ, encoded by the coding sequence TTGTCGCCTGGGAATCAATATAAAAATGAGGAATCCACCGACGAGAGCTTAAGCCCAACCAAGGTGGGAAAAGCCAGCCAACTATTTGGCCGGGTGGCTCATATTTCCTCTGGGATAGTAACCATATTTACCAGTAAGGAAAAGCCATTTTATCGTCGTTTATGGTTTTGGGCAGTACTCACTGTCGGTAGTGGTGTGGTGGGTGCGAAATATATCGTTACCTCCATAGATAAAACTCTGCCAGATAAAGCCGAATTGCAAGCTGTGGTTCGGGAGCAAACCTTAACCATCAAAGCTGCTGATGGAGCTATTCTCCAACAACAAGGAGAAGCTACCAGAGAACAACTTAAAATCGAACAAATTCCCGATATTTTAAAAAAAGCTTTTATTGCCTCAGAAGATCGCAGATTTACAGAACACAATGGTGTTGATCCCCAAGGTATCGCCAGAGCAGGTTTAAATAACTTGCGATCGCAAAATGTGGTAGAAGGTGGTAGTACCATCACCCAACAATTAGCCCGGATTTTATTCTTAAAACAAGAAAAAACCATCTGGCGGAAACTCAAAGAAGTTCGCCTCGCCCAGAAAATTGAGGAAGAATTGACGAAAGACCAAATTTTAGAGCGTTACTTGAATTTGGTTTACTTAGGTTCCGGGGCTTATGGTGTAGCTGATGCTGCTTGGGTATACTTCAGCAAACCAGTAGACCAACTAACTTTAGCCGAAGCAGCCACCATTGCTGGTTTAGCCCCCGCACCGAGTTTATATTCTCCAGCCCAAAATCCAGAAGCAGCTAAACAAAGACGCAATCTGGTATTACAACGGATGCGGGAAGATGGCGTTATTACCACCGCCGAAAGTCAAGCAGCTACTCAAGAACCGTTAGTGGTCAAAACTAGCTTGCCCAAACGGCTAGAAGTAGAGTCACCATATTTTACCAGTTACGTCCAGCAAGAATTACCCAAATATGTTTCAGCAGATGTGCTGGCGGCTGGAGGTTTAACCGTAGAAACCAGCTTAGAACCAAAATGGCAACAAGCTGCTGAAGCCGCAGTTACAAAAGTATTAAAAAATCAAGGGCGCTGGGAAAACTTCAAGCAAGCCGCTTTAGTGGCCGTTGACCCCCGCAGTGGCGAAATTAAAGCAATGGTAGGCGGTAAAGACTTTGGTACAAACCAATTTAATCGCGTTACCCAAGCCAAACGTCAACCAGGCTCAACATTTAAGGGATTTGTCTACGCTGCGGCGATCGCTACCGGCAAAAGCCCTTACGATACTTATTTAGATGCGCCCTTTGTCGTCGATGGCTACGAACCCAAAAACTATAGCGAAAAATTCCGGGGCATGATGAACATGAGAGATGCTCTCACGCGCTCCGTGAATATAGTTGCATTGAAAGTGTTACTAGATGTGGGATTTGAGCCAACCATTAAATTAGCCCACAATATGGGCATCAAATCAAAACTGAATCCCCATTATTCTTTAGCCCTTGGTTCTAATGAAGTCAACCTTCTAGAATTGACCAGTGCCTACGGTAGCTTTGCCACCCAGGGCTTACACGTAGAACCCCACGGTATTCGGCGCATTCTGAACCGCCAAGGCCAAGTTATCTGGTCAGCCGACTTTAAATCACAGCGGGCTTTGGATGCTGACAGTGCTGCCATCATGACTTGGATGCTGCGTAACGTGGTTGTTGAAGGTACAGGTGCAGCAGCCCAACTCGATAATCGACCTGTCGCTGGCAAAACTGGTACTTCTGACGAAGCAAGAGATTTGTGGTTTATTGGCTACATTCCGCAAATTGTGACAGGAGTTTGGCTAGGTAACGATAATAACCGTCCTACCTATGGCGCAAGTAGTAGTGCTGCCTACACTTGGCATGAATTTATGGAAAAAGTGACAGAGGGAATGCCAGTCGAAAAATTCCCCGAAAGACCAAAATTAGAAGGTCGCAAAGGCACAATTAAAGCCGAACCAATTAAACCAAAGAAAGTCCGCAACAGTTCCAGTAAAAATAATGAAGAGGTAAATTCCAGCGACTCTGATGATAGCAGTTCATCTCGCAGAAGACGCAGACGTAGTTACCAGCAGCAAGAAGATAATACAGAAACACCCAGAAGACGGCGGCGATATCAAGCCCAAGAAGACAGCAGTGATACACCCAGAAGACGGCGACGCTCTGGTAGTGTCGAAAATGAGTCTAGGGCCACAGCCACAGAACCATCTGGTTCTGGCAGAAGATCCAGGCAAACAGAATCAGGTTCTGCTGCACCGCGTAGGTCTCAACCTGCTTCAACTAGTAATAGTTCTGGTTCTGGTGGAACATCAACACCAAATTGGCGCGATAGACTAAGACCAAAGTCTTCTTCACAATAG